CTATGTTGGGTAGTCCTAACGGAAAATTTGCGGTAATTCCTAAATTACAGGGAGATATTTTATTTAACTTTCAGGAAGATAAAACGCTTAATCATTCTTATTACGGTCTAATAGGCATAGAAACCACCACCAAATATTTTGCTCCAAAGGTAGGGCTTAGCTTCTTTGGAATACTAGATTTTACCGCAGGATACGCTTTCCAAATTCCTAATCAGACAGTTAATAATAAAGATTTAAAAGGGTTTAATGTGGGGATAGGTTTAAATATTCCGTTGCATTTAAAACTAAAACTTTAATTACTACCTATTCAAAATAAATGACTCTAAATATGAAACAAAGCCATTCATTTTTCAGCTCTTACTTTTTTCTCTTGTTTATAACATTATTGATAAAAATACCTTTTTTATTTACACACCATATTCAAGAAGATGCGTTTATCACTTGGAATGTAGCACAAAACCTTATAAATTATGGTGTGATAGGTTTTAATGGAGAGGAGCCTATATCTGCATCTACCACGCATTTGTATGTGTTTTTGTCTGCTTTTTTTCAGCTTATTTCGGGGGAATATTTTGTTTATGTTATCCTTCTAGTAAATTCGTTTTTGTTTGGACTAGGTAGTATTTTTTTAGGTAAAGTTTTCTTTTCCGAAAGAAAACAGCTGTTTTGGTTTGTAATTTTACTCAACCTATTACCACCTTCTATTACTGCTTCTGTACTAGGTATGGAGTATGGCTTGCTATTTTTTCTTTATACCATTTTTATATACTACGCTGTTGTTAAGAATAAAAATATAGTATATTTCATTTTGCCTATTTTGCTAATATGGACGCGACTAGACACGGTAATATTTTTAGGGATTTTAGGATTACTTCTTTTAATATTTACTCGTAAAATAAATCCTTATTTCTTTTTTGGAGGTCTTTTAGGATTGGGAAGTGTGTTGATATTTAACTATTTGTATTTTGGAGATATTGTTAATCACACTATTGTAGCTAAGAAAATAGCTTACCCTGCACCTGTTGAATTTAGTATAAAAGCCTTTTTCCATCAATTAGCTTATTATGGAGGATATCTTAAAATATCAGGGACTCTAATGATGGCTGTATTTTATCTTTATTTTGTGTCTGTTGTAGGGCTTTTAATATATGTTGTACAAAGAGAATTTGATACTAATAAAAGAAGAGTATTACTCATGATATTTACATTTGCGGTTACAAAAATTACCATATTTGTATTTCTGAGAGCTCATTTTGATTGGTATTACTGGTTGCCTAGAGTATTTATGGCAGCCGTTGTAGTGTATTTTATAGTAAGGTATTTGCTGAGTTACAAAATCAGCCGATTGTTATTGCCTATATTATTTTTAGGATTTGGAGCATTTCAGTATTTGCAATCACTGAGTATTGGTTATATGGAATATACTCAAAGAATACAAATGGTGAAAGATTTAGAAAAAATGGGTGCAAATAAAAATGAAAGTATCGTTTTAGAACCTGCAGGCAAAATACCGTTCTATACAAGGCTTAAAACTTGGGACGAGGTAGGATTAGTAGATAAAAAAATGACTAACGAAATGATAGCTAATTTTGATTATGCGTGGATAAATCTAATTAATAAATATCACCCTACTTATATATTAACCATAGGAGTAAAGGCTGGAGAAAATGGACTTTATAGAATGTCTGCTACACAAAAAGAAAAGTTTGATAAAGAATATACTTTACTTAAAGAATATCCTATTAAAGAGGTTCATCAATCTGCACCTTTTCCTATTAGCACAGTTTATAATATTCGTCCTATAGGACAAGATTACTTTCTGTATAAGAAGAAATAATAAATATGTCAATAAAAAATAGAGTGGTTTCAACATTTGAGACCACTCTATTTTATTTTATAAAGTTAAAACTTTTAATTAAGCATCAAAGTCTGCATCTTTATCAGCAGAAACCTTTTCTTCTTTAGACTTTTCTTTTTCAGCTTTTCTCTGAGTTAATCCTTCTTTGATAGCTGCAGAAACTTGTCCTAAAATCATATCGATAGATTTAGAAGCATCATCGTTTCCTGGGATTACATAATCTACTTTTCTAGGGTCAGAGTTTGTATCTACGATAGCAAATACAGGAATACCTAGTTTTTTAGCTTCTGTAACCGCAATGTGCTCTCTCATAATATCTACTACGAAGATAGCAGAAGGAAGACGCACCATATCAGCGATAGAACCTAAGTTCTTCTCTAGGTTAGCTCTTTGTCTATCAACTTGTAATCTTTCTTTTTTAGATAAAGTTTCGAAAGTACCATCTTTCTTCATTTTATCAATAGCGTTCATTTTTTTAACCGCTTTTCTGATAGTAACGAAGTTAGTTAGCATACCTCCAGGCCATCTTTCAGTGATGTAAGGCATATTAAGCTCAGAAGCGTGCTTAGCTACAACTTCTTTAGCTTGTTTTTTAGTTGCCACGAAAAGAACTTTTCTACCTGCAGAAGTTATTTTTTCTAAAGCAGAGCAAGCCTCTTCTAATTTTACAGCTGTTTTATGTAAATCAATAATGTGAATACCATTTTTCTCCATAAAGATGTATGGAGCCATGTTAGGATTCCACTTTCTAGTCATATGTCCGAAGTGTACTCCTGCCTCTAAGAGGTCTTTTACATTTACTTTTGCCATTGTTTTAATGTTTGTTAGTTTACTTTCCGCTTTTTTGAGCAATCAACTATTTCTTAAGATGGGAGAAATGTTTGGATGCTAAACATAACGGGCAATTTTAATTTGTTGTGTAGTAGACTGTGTTTTTGTAATAAAATTGATTACAAAACTGAGCCATACCACAAAAATATTAACGCTTAGAGAATTGGAATTTCTTTCTAGCTTTCTTCTGTCCTGGTTTCTTTCTTTCCACCATTCTAGCGTCTCTAGTAAGAAGACCGTGTGGCTTAAGAACAGCTCTAAACTCTTCGTTAATCTCGCATAAAGCACGAGAAACCCCAAGTCTAATAGCTTCTGCTTGACCAGTAATACCTCCACCGAAAACATTTACACTAACATCATACTGCTCTGCAGTTTCCGTAAGTAAGAAAGGTTGGTTTACTTTATATACAAGAACTTCTGTGTTGAAGTAGTCTTTTACATCTCTACCGTTTACTGTAACCTTACCTGCTCCAGATTTTACATAAACTCTAGCTACAGAAGTTTTTCTTCTTCCTATTTTGTGTACTGTAGACATATCTTATTTTAATTCGTTAATGTTAATTACTTTCGGCTGTTGAGCTTCGTGCTTGTGCTCAGTACCCTCATATAGATAAAGGTTTTTAAGAATAGCAGCACCAAGTCTGTTTTTAGGAAGCATTCCTTTTACAGATTTTTCTAAAATTCTTAGGCTGTTTCTTTTTCTAAGCTCCTCTGCAGTCATAGACTTTTGTCCACCAGGGTATCCTGTGTGCCAAATATAAGTCTTATCTGCCCACTTGTTTCCAGAAAGTTCTACTTTCCCAGCATTCAAAACAATTACATTATCTCCGCAATCTACATGTGGAGTAAAGTTTGTTTTGTGCTTACCTCTCAAAATCTTCGCAACTTTAGACGCTAGACGTCCTAATGGTTGCCCGGCAGCATCTACCACAACCCATTCTTTATTAGCGGTAGCCTTGTTTGCCGATACTGTCTTGTAACTTAATGTATTCACAATTTATCGTTTATGATTAGACATAATTTTCCCTCTAAGGGTCTGCAAAGGTAAGAATATTTTTTTAATTGAAAAAATACAACTGTAAAATTTTGAGTACTATAGCTTTTGATAGATGTTTGTGCTGATAAATTTTGTTCTATTAAATAGATAAAGCCCTTTCAACGAAAAGGCTTTATAATTACAAATTTAGTTTTTTATAGCATGCCTAGCTCAAATCGAGCTTCCTCGCTCATCATATCTTTTGTCCACGAAGGTTCAAAGGTAAGTTCTAAATCTACCTCGTTTACGCCTTCTACTTCGCTCACCTTTTCTTTCACTTCTTGAGGGAGAGATTCTGCCACGGGGCAGTTAGGTGTAGTGAGTGTCATAACTACTTTTACTTTGCCTTCATCTGAAATTTGAACATCGTATACTAGCCCTAATTCATAGATGTCTACAGGTATTTCTGGGTCATAGACTGTTTTGAGGGTCTTTATGATTTCCTCTCCTATCTCTGCGATTTGTTCGTCTGTATATTTCATCATTTCTCTAAATAATCCGTTAGTCTTCTGACAAACTCAATAAATCTTCTTGTCTTAATTTTCTAAAAATATTCGCCAAAGTTAAAACATCTTTTTCACAATATTTAATAATTCTAGGTAAATCTTTTTCTTTGTAATAAATTTCGGAAACCATAGAACCATCTATATCGTCTTTGGGAGTAGGAACGCCAAAAATATGAGCCATTAGTTCTAATGATATAAAACTTTTATAATCTCCGAATTTCCATAGCTCCAAAGTATCTAAATGCGGAACTTCCCAAGGTTTCTTTCCGAATAATTGAAATGGGGAAGGCGGCATCATGCCATTAACTAAAAATCTTCTTGCAATCCAAGGGAAGTCAAATTCTTTTCCGTTATGTGCACACAGAATAACATTAGTAAGGCGAGTGCTATTGAATATAGCTCCGAATTCTTCTAATAATTTTTTTTCGTTATCCCCAGCAAAACTTCTTATTTTAAGCGTTTCGTTTCGGTCTATCATTCCTACGGAAATACAGATTATTTTTCCAAATTCTGCCATTACACCTGCCCTTTGATGATAGAAATCCTCTGCGGTTATCTCTTCCTTGCGTTGATGTAAGGTTTTTTTATCCCAAAGATTTTGCTCTTCCGTTGGGAGGTTTTGCCAACTTTCTTCTTGAGGCACAGTCTCTATATCTAGAAATAAGATTCGTTCTATGGGGATTTGTTTAATCATATTCTAACCAAAAAATAAATAAGCCAATGTAATAGATGTAATAATCCCTACCAAGTCTGCTAGAAGCATAGTACCAACTGTATAGCGAGTATTTCTGATACCTACGGCTCCAAAATAAACAGCAATAACATAGAAGGTAGTATCAGAGCTTCCTTGTAGGATTCCAGCTAATCTAGAAGGGAATGAGTCAGCTCCGAAGGTAGCCATTGTATCCACCATCATTCCTCTTGCTCCAGAACCCGAAAGTGGCTTTATGAGTGCAGTAGGAAGTCCATCAACAAATCTAGTGTCTAGACTTACCATATCAGCAATCCATTTCATTCCATCTATAATAATGTGGAATACTCCCGAAGTTCTCAAAAGAGAAATAGCAATGAGCATTCCTACTAAATAAGGTATAATTTTAACACACACCGAAAATCCTTCTTTAGCTCCCTCTACAAAAGCATCAAAAATGTTGATTTTTTTATAGATACCTCCAAGAACAATAGCAAAGAATATTAAAAGGATAATACCATTACTTAAAACTTTACTGAAGTTATCTAGCTCCTCTTTATTTAATTGAACAAGAAATAAGACCAATCCAGCTATAATAGCAGAAATACCTCCTAAATACATCAACACTACAGGTTGAAGTAAATTGATTTTCTGTCTTATAGAAACCAATATCATTGATGCCATAGTGGCTGCAAAGGTGGCTATCATACAAGGTAAGAATATATCCGTAGGTGTGGCAGAGCCCATAGATGCCCTTATAGCAATAATGGATACGGGAATAAGGGTGAGCCCACTAGCG
The genomic region above belongs to Riemerella anatipestifer and contains:
- the rpsB gene encoding 30S ribosomal protein S2, with translation MAKVNVKDLLEAGVHFGHMTRKWNPNMAPYIFMEKNGIHIIDLHKTAVKLEEACSALEKITSAGRKVLFVATKKQAKEVVAKHASELNMPYITERWPGGMLTNFVTIRKAVKKMNAIDKMKKDGTFETLSKKERLQVDRQRANLEKNLGSIADMVRLPSAIFVVDIMREHIAVTEAKKLGIPVFAIVDTNSDPRKVDYVIPGNDDASKSIDMILGQVSAAIKEGLTQRKAEKEKSKEEKVSADKDADFDA
- the rpsI gene encoding 30S ribosomal protein S9, with amino-acid sequence MSTVHKIGRRKTSVARVYVKSGAGKVTVNGRDVKDYFNTEVLVYKVNQPFLLTETAEQYDVSVNVFGGGITGQAEAIRLGVSRALCEINEEFRAVLKPHGLLTRDARMVERKKPGQKKARKKFQFSKR
- the rplM gene encoding 50S ribosomal protein L13 gives rise to the protein MNTLSYKTVSANKATANKEWVVVDAAGQPLGRLASKVAKILRGKHKTNFTPHVDCGDNVIVLNAGKVELSGNKWADKTYIWHTGYPGGQKSMTAEELRKRNSLRILEKSVKGMLPKNRLGAAILKNLYLYEGTEHKHEAQQPKVININELK
- a CDS encoding SUF system Fe-S cluster assembly protein, whose translation is MKYTDEQIAEIGEEIIKTLKTVYDPEIPVDIYELGLVYDVQISDEGKVKVVMTLTTPNCPVAESLPQEVKEKVSEVEGVNEVDLELTFEPSWTKDMMSEEARFELGML
- a CDS encoding 3'-5' exonuclease; translated protein: MIKQIPIERILFLDIETVPQEESWQNLPTEEQNLWDKKTLHQRKEEITAEDFYHQRAGVMAEFGKIICISVGMIDRNETLKIRSFAGDNEKKLLEEFGAIFNSTRLTNVILCAHNGKEFDFPWIARRFLVNGMMPPSPFQLFGKKPWEVPHLDTLELWKFGDYKSFISLELMAHIFGVPTPKDDIDGSMVSEIYYKEKDLPRIIKYCEKDVLTLANIFRKLRQEDLLSLSED
- a CDS encoding nucleoside recognition domain-containing protein, whose amino-acid sequence is MILSRIWSAFILVAIMVAGAKYLFSDNYKAIYNDMVVGKGGDTVNITTKPINEFHPNAIESFQTTPVFINKGIHYEYQPNSNNVKVYRIQETDGVIGTSKTAVDICIGLIGIMTLFMGFMSVAEKAGGINLLSRMIQPFFSKLFPEVPKNHPAFGHMMLNFSANLLGLDNAATPFGLKAMDSLQSLNPEKDKASNAQIMFLCLHASGLTLIPVSIIAIRASMGSATPTDIFLPCMIATFAATMASMILVSIRQKINLLQPVVLMYLGGISAIIAGLVLFLVQLNKEELDNFSKVLSNGIILLIFFAIVLGGIYKKINIFDAFVEGAKEGFSVCVKIIPYLVGMLIAISLLRTSGVFHIIIDGMKWIADMVSLDTRFVDGLPTALIKPLSGSGARGMMVDTMATFGADSFPSRLAGILQGSSDTTFYVIAVYFGAVGIRNTRYTVGTMLLADLVGIITSITLAYLFFG